The window GCGTGCGACTCATAGGCGGCATGCACAATCTCAACCGCCCGGCGTCCGACATCCCCCGGCGATGAGTTGGAGTCCGTGAGCCCCAACGTCAGCTCCACCAGTTCGTGGGGCGGTCCGTCACAGCGATAGGCCCCATCGTCCGCGCCAACGGCGAGCTCTTGATTGACCCCATCGTCCCGGAATACGGCTAGCCGCGCCCGGTCGATGTCGTAGAGCAGCGCGCCCTCGCTGCCGAAAATGCGCAGGTCGAGTTGGAAGCGCCCGCCCACCGGAACCGCGGCCGTGCCCGAAACCGACGCCAGGGCGCCGCCGCGAAAGTGCACCGTCAGGGCGTTGTGCAGATCGATTCGCGCGCCGCCATCCGCCATGGCCGCGTACACAGCCTCGGGTTCGAGGTCCGTGAGCCAGGTGAGCAAACCGAGGGCGTGGCTGAGCTGCGCCTGGCCGTAGCCCCCTTGGGAAAGCTCGGGGTCCGTGTAGTTGTCGAACTCCGGCGCCACCAACGGCGGCTCGCCGAAGCGGAAGGCCGTGCCCATGAAGAATTCCTTCGACGGCGACCCCATGTGACAGGCCACGTGCTCGACTTCACCCACCGCGCCGCTGTCCATCAGTTCCTTGGCGCGCACGGTGAGCGGACGGTGATGCCAGCCGTACGACACCAGCAGATGCCGTCCGGCGTTGCGTGCCAGCGCGACCAGGCGACGCGCGTCCCCGGCGCGTGTGCACATGGGCTTCTCGACGAGGACGTGGCAGCCCGCCTGCAGCGCCGCGGCGGCATGAGCGAAGTGGTGGCGATGCGGCGAGGCCACGACGACTGCGTCGAGGTTGTGGCTCAGGAGGTCACTCACGTCCGGCGTTGCGTGTTCGAATCCGAAGTGCCGCTGCACCCGCGCGAGCACCGCGGCGTCGAGGCCGCACGCGGCCACCATCTCGACGTCGTTGCGCGCGGCCAGGAGCGGCATGTGGTTGGTGGTGGCCCACCAGCCCGCCCCAATGAATCCGATGCGGGCCTTGCGGCTTGGATGCTGGGGCCGGCGTGCGGCCTCCGCGATCATCTCGTCGGAGAGAATTCCGACGTCCGTGTACTGGGCCTCGTCGGCCGGCGTATCCGGCCCAGACTCACCGGTCATGCTGCGCCAATCTCCTTCGTGTCGGCCCGGGCGCTGTTGGCTGGTTCATGGACGAATGGCGTCCAGCGCCTGCCGCTGCTCGGCGGTGAACGACCAGCCCACGGCGCCGCACAGCTCGTCCACCCGTTGGGGCCGCTCGGTCTTGGGGATGGCCATTAC of the Chloroflexota bacterium genome contains:
- a CDS encoding Gfo/Idh/MocA family oxidoreductase; translation: MTGESGPDTPADEAQYTDVGILSDEMIAEAARRPQHPSRKARIGFIGAGWWATTNHMPLLAARNDVEMVAACGLDAAVLARVQRHFGFEHATPDVSDLLSHNLDAVVVASPHRHHFAHAAAALQAGCHVLVEKPMCTRAGDARRLVALARNAGRHLLVSYGWHHRPLTVRAKELMDSGAVGEVEHVACHMGSPSKEFFMGTAFRFGEPPLVAPEFDNYTDPELSQGGYGQAQLSHALGLLTWLTDLEPEAVYAAMADGGARIDLHNALTVHFRGGALASVSGTAAVPVGGRFQLDLRIFGSEGALLYDIDRARLAVFRDDGVNQELAVGADDGAYRCDGPPHELVELTLGLTDSNSSPGDVGRRAVEIVHAAYESHAAGRRVAIDELEH